A section of the Parasteatoda tepidariorum isolate YZ-2023 chromosome 6, CAS_Ptep_4.0, whole genome shotgun sequence genome encodes:
- the LOC122272167 gene encoding uncharacterized protein, translating to MTNLLDYQWCSKEPIEDILAHAKNNGSADFWFNIEAKEKSSAIPQTSPVRLKADLNASVPTKKIKSIRFQKSGSLLIQCDDLETAKYILKIKTILEIPVAVKCLLECISSKFILRNFPVETSVSDISREFNFENKTQALEIRRFLKQGKPTTTILFNVLGTVVPEKIRLWYQYYETKLFQDSVTLCKNCWSFGHPDKYCKSPTRCHNCGGLSSEHQGPCTRVQCCRNCNGNHNPIQRDCPAFLNFEKLMRIKSTHHVPMSEARRIAYLKKPSYAEITQSVPGEXQNTTSVSPLITQLIKLPSINSQTENTIS from the coding sequence ATGACCAATCTCCTAGACTACCAGTGGTGCTCCAAGGAGCCCATAGAAGATATTTTGGCTCATGCTAAAAACAACGGCTCAGCAGACTTTTGGTTTAATAttgaagcaaaagaaaaatctagtGCTATACCTCAGACCTCACCAGTACGCCTTAAAGCAGACCTAAATGCTTCTGTaccgacaaaaaaaattaaaagtattagatTCCAAAAAAGCGGGTCGCTCCTTATTCAATGTGACGACTTAGAAACTGCAAAATACAtcttaaagataaaaacaatcCTAGAGATTCCTGTAGCAGTTAAATGCCTTCTAGAATGCATTTCCTCCAAATTCATTCTCAGGAACTTTCCTGTTGAAACTTCGGTTTCGGACATTAGTCGGGagttcaattttgaaaacaagacaCAAGCTCTAGAAATTCGTCGGTTCTTAAAACAAGGGAAACCGACAACCACAATCCTTTTCAATGTCTTAGGTACTGTTGTCCCTGAGAAAATACGTCTCTGGTATCAATACTATGAGACTAAACTCTTCCAAGATAGCGTTACCCTATGCAAAAACTGCTGGAGTTTCGGCCACCCCGATAAATACTGTAAATCCCCAACCAGATGCCACAACTGTGGAGGCCTTTCTTCCGAACATCAGGGCCCGTGTACTAGGGTCCAGTGCTGCAGAAATTGTAACGGCAACCATAATCCAATTCAGCGTGATTGtcctgcatttttaaattttgagaaactaATGAGAATTAAGTCTACCCATCATGTTCCGATGAGTGAAGCTAGAAGAATAGCTTATTTGAAAAAGCCCTCATACGCAGAAATAACTCAGTCTGTGCCAGGAGAATNTCAAAATACCACAAGCGTTTCCCCTTTGATCACCCAGTTAATAAAACTTCCCTCAATCAACTCCCAAACCGAAAATACGATATCTTAA